The following are from one region of the Silene latifolia isolate original U9 population chromosome 9, ASM4854445v1, whole genome shotgun sequence genome:
- the LOC141600713 gene encoding uncharacterized protein LOC141600713, with translation MAAVSRPMYDGNGTLVFDGKIGIFPFTFQERAKRNSKNRVEGTFETKSIPSITKQVVKEMLISKIFPATKSKWPASVSKNISIQQDNAHIKCTDHDFLNGATIDGFSISLSQQPPNSPDLNVLDFGFFRSIQSLQQRKRAKKFDQLVLNVVQAWDEEPAICLYDVWLSLQAVMLEVLKNKGHNYFKLPHLGKKAQRAVGTLP, from the coding sequence ATGGCAGCAGTTTCTAGGCCTATGTATGATGGAAATGGTACCCTTGTATTTGATGGAAAAATTGGGATTTTTCCATTTACATTCCAAGAGCGAGCAAAAAGAAACTCAAAAAATAGGGTGGAAGGGACTTTTGAGACAAAGTCAATACCATCAATCACTAAACAAGTAGTCAAGGAAATGCTGATTTCTAAGATTTTTCCAGCCACTAAAAGCAAGTGGCCAGCATCGGTGTCTAAGAATATAAGTATACAACAAGACAATGCTCATATTAAATGCACAGATCATGATTTTCTGAATGGAGCAACAATAGATGGTTTTAGCATCAGTTTGAGTCAACAACCCCCTAACTCACCTGATTTAAATGTGCTAGACTTTGGGTTTTTCAGGTCAATTCAGTCACTACAGCAAAGGAAAAGGGCAAAAAAATTTGATCAGTTAGTCCTCAATGTCGTGCAAGCGTGGGATGAAGAGCCTGCTATATGTTTATATGATGTGTGGTTAAGTCTACAAGCAGTCATGTTGGAGGTTCTAAAAAATAAGGGGCACAATTATTTCAAGTTACCACATCTAGGCAAGAAAGCACAAAGGGCAGTAGGGACTTTGCCATGA